From the Bacteroidales bacterium genome, the window TGGAATCTAATAATAATACAACTTGATTGGGAGCTAGATTCAAATTTTCTTGCGATGGCAAAGAGTTATCAAACCAATTATTTAAATACACATTATACTCAAAATTACTTGAGTCGGCAATATTAACATCGCCTACTATAGAATCGTTTCCTAAAATCAGATCGTAGCTACATTGTAGATTAATATTTTTATTGATATGTAAACCATTTACATTAACTGGTGCAGCGTTTTGCCATTTCATCGTATTACCATAGTAGGTTGGAAAATAATTGGGATAAAAAATAACATTAATATTAAAGTAGGGAATGGCATAAATATAGTATGTTCCAGGTGTTAAATTGCTAAAATGATAATTGCCGTTATCAACATGACAATATGCTACGGCTCGGTATTGATTATTTAAATATTTTATTAAAACAACAATGCCATCGGGCAAGAGTGCATCACCAGCATAAACAGATCCCGAAATACCATAATTTTGAAGTGTATCTAACACCGGATTACGAATAATGATGGTATCGCAATAGGTGGCTGTACAGTTATTATCAAATACAACTGTTAAGCATGGAGTATAAATGCCACTTCCTAAATAAACATGTTCGGGATTCGGATCGTCTGAAACATAACCATCGCCAAAGTCCCAAGAATACGATACAATCATATCGCTTCCACTTATTACTTTATGCGAAAAGTAAGACAGCTGATTTTCTTGTACACTATACGAAAAAACCACATTGCATCCTACTTTATCATCTTGAGCATAAAGCCGAAAAATTAGCAATGTTAATATTGTAATTACAAAATATTTCATCTGAGTTGATATTTTAAACCAATGTTAAAAGTCCATGATTGAAGTTGTAATCGAATGGGAATGTCGTTTTTAAATAAGCGTGTTACATTACGGCGATAAAGTGGCATTAAACTAAGCGATAATTTATCGGAAATAAAATAATTAGCTTCTGCGCCTGCTAGTATGTTTATATAAAAGTTTTGCATCTGTTCACGTTTAAAAGGGATGACACCATAATCGTTGCTAGTAGAAGGTAAATAACCTTTTGTTAAAAGCACATAGCTTAACGAGGTACCTGCTTTTAATGTTAAATCAAATTTACCAAAACTATATGAATATCCGGCTGTAAATGGCACTTCGATAACAGATAATTTGAAATTCTGTTGAGACGTTTTGTCTTTTCGAACCATTTCAATTTCAGTTGTATTCAATGTGTCAAAAACAGGAACAAGAGTTGAATCAACATAAGTAAACCAAACCGTATCGCCTGTTAATAATAGACTATCTAAATTTAAAACTTGTATATAACTGTAATTATAGTAGCTATTATCAATAATTTGTTGAAAGTGTAAGGTGTCGTTATAAAAGAAAGCATCATTAAAAGTATAATTTTGTTTTAAAGAACTATATATTAAACCTGTTTGAAACTTAAAATTGAACTTTTGCCATTCATAATAAGCGCTGAGGGCAAAATTGCTTAATCCAACAGA encodes:
- a CDS encoding T9SS type A sorting domain-containing protein; the encoded protein is MKYFVITILTLLIFRLYAQDDKVGCNVVFSYSVQENQLSYFSHKVISGSDMIVSYSWDFGDGYVSDDPNPEHVYLGSGIYTPCLTVVFDNNCTATYCDTIIIRNPVLDTLQNYGISGSVYAGDALLPDGIVVLIKYLNNQYRAVAYCHVDNGNYHFSNLTPGTYYIYAIPYFNINVIFYPNYFPTYYGNTMKWQNAAPVNVNGLHINKNINLQCSYDLILGNDSIVGDVNIADSSNFEYNVYLNNWFDNSLPSQENLNLAPNQVVLLLDSNNIPQRFALTNHNGIFVFKDIPSQIFKVRTEKHGLISQIIEQNAAIDFEPIHFTITSDAVVIGIDNNSLSQIQGSIYPNPVENNLWLRLEYEASITALNIELFDFNGKKIYHNTFKHEEHDTYIIPMVHLNSGVYILKVHAQHFLPKIFKVVKK